From the genome of Mesorhizobium japonicum MAFF 303099, one region includes:
- the pyrE gene encoding orotate phosphoribosyltransferase, whose protein sequence is MAALAKFRPVDSGQHDKDELREIVRERSFRFGRYTLSSGIESDIYFNMKPTMMVARGAQLAALEFLKIVEQVKAEYVGGLEMGAVPVIGSMAAVSSMMNKPINTIFVRKVPKAHGTRDVIEGLGPKEDLEGKVVLIVDDVATSGKSILKAIEEVRRVGGIVGDAACLVDRDEGATALLAQHGVTLHSVLHASEFVERH, encoded by the coding sequence ATGGCGGCACTGGCGAAATTCAGACCAGTTGATTCCGGCCAACACGACAAGGACGAACTCCGCGAGATTGTCCGTGAGCGCTCTTTTCGATTCGGACGCTACACGCTCTCGTCGGGCATAGAGAGCGACATCTATTTCAATATGAAGCCTACCATGATGGTGGCGCGAGGCGCGCAACTTGCCGCTCTTGAATTCCTAAAAATAGTTGAGCAAGTGAAAGCAGAGTACGTCGGCGGTCTTGAAATGGGAGCGGTCCCCGTAATCGGATCGATGGCGGCTGTCAGCTCGATGATGAACAAACCCATAAACACGATCTTCGTTCGCAAAGTTCCAAAGGCCCATGGCACAAGGGACGTGATTGAAGGACTTGGGCCTAAAGAAGATCTCGAGGGAAAAGTGGTCCTGATCGTTGACGACGTTGCCACAAGCGGCAAGTCGATATTGAAGGCGATTGAAGAGGTTCGCCGCGTCGGCGGCATTGTGGGTGACGCTGCTTGCCTCGTGGACCGTGACGAGGGAGCTACGGCGCTGCTAGCCCAACATGGCGTCACGCTGCACTCCGTACTGCATGCGAGCGAATTTGTGGAACGCCACTGA